The nucleotide sequence GGTGCGTGTGACGCCCGTCAGGTTGGTCACGTCCAGCGCGATCGCCGCGCGGTCGCCAGGCGTGATGAAGCGCGGCGTACTCAACTCGGCCACCACCGGTGCCGCCACGATGGTCTCGGCCTCGGCGCTGCCGTAGCGGTCCGCCGTGAAGGCCACGGCCATCAAACGCAGGGTGCCGTTGAAATCCGGCACGTTCAGGGGAATCTCGGCCTCGCCCCGCGCATCCAGCGTCACCGGGCCGCTGAATAGATCCACCAGCTTCACCTTCTTGGGCAGGGTACGCGTATCGCCGCGCATCGCCGCATCGCCGCCCCACTTGAGCCTGCCCTTGGTACCTTCCATTTTCTCGATGAGCTTGCCGTACATATCGAGCAGATCCGGCGCATAGCGATGCTTGCCGAAAAAGAAGCCGTAGGGATCCGGGCTTGCATACCGATCGATATTGAGGATACCGACATCGACGGCCGACAGCGTGACGGTGGCCGGCGTATCCGCCGCGCCGGTCACTTTCACCCGTACCGTGGTGCGCGTCTCCGGCCGGATCCTGGCCGGTGCCTCCAGTCGCACGTCCAGCCTGCGCGCCGACGTATCCAGCGGCAAGGGAGCAAGGCCCACGGCCCGTGCCGGGGTGACGCGATCGCCCTGGCTGCCCGGCCGGAATACCACCGCGCCGATGTAAAGATCATGGCGCTTCCATGCGGCGTCCACCGGGATCTCCACTTCCGTGCCCGTGGCCTTGGCGTCGATCCACTTCGACCAGAGCATGCGATCGCCTTCCACGGTGATCAGGGCGTGGCCATCGTGCGGCGGCGTCAAGGTCAGCTTGACGGTATCGCCCGGTCGGGCGGGCAGGCCTTCGACCTTCATGCGGACGCGGTCCGGACGGTTGCCGGCGGCTTCATCGCCTTGCGCGCCCCATCCGGCGTAGAAGCGATAGCGCAAGGTCTGGCCGGTTTCGGGATCGGCGATCTCCAGGCGGTACCGTCCGTAGGTCACGGGCACGTTGAAGTTTTCGCGCCCGTTCAGCGTCAGCAGGCGGGAATCGGTGAGTTCCTCGGTTTCGGTGTAGCCGCTGTTCCAGCCGCGCTGCTCGTCGTAGCGCCAGTAGTACTGGCGCTCTTCGCGATACAAGCGCATCTGGGCTTGCCCCAGCGGCCGGATGCGGCCTTCGCTGTCCAGGCGCACGGCTTCGAAGCCGGCGGGCGTGTTTTCCGCCGCCACATCGCCATCGAACAGCGGACGAACCGCGATCAGGGAGGATGCCGGCCAGATTGAACGCGCCAGGGATCGGACGACCGGGCGTCCCCCGGATTCCAGCAGACTGGCCGACACGCGCACCTGCAACGGCGATGCCGCCTTCTGGCCGGAAAGGTCGACGTCGATGGCCCCCCTGCCCTCGTCATCCAGCTGCGATTCGGGCAGTTCCTCGTAGTGCCGCAACGTGTCATCCGCCACGTCGCCGAAGATGAATCCCGGCCATTGCACGGGCAAGGCGTAGCGATCGCGCCGGACCGTAAAGCTGGAAAGCAGCCGGTTGCCCGCCGCCGGGGCGCCATACAGGTAATCGCCCTGTACATCGATGTGCAGCGGCTCCCCGGCAGGCAGCACGCCCTCTGGCGCCTTCAGCACGAGCTTCATGCGTTCCGGCAGGAATTCCTCGACATGGAAGGCCCAGGTCGTGTCCGCATTGCGCGCCGCCGGATCGACCCGCAATTCGAGCAGCCACGTGCCGGTCTGCGCGTCGGACGGCAGATCGATGGCATGCTGCACATAGCCTTGCACGGACTTGTCGGCACGCCATAGCGCCGTCTGCATGACGCGGCCGTCGGGCCGCTTCAGCGTGGCCGTCAAGGGCACGGCGGCCGGCAGGCGGCCGTCCGCGTCGCGCGGCAGCACCGAGACCTGGAAGGTTTCGCCGGGTCGATACAGATCGCGGCCCGCATAGACGAACAGATTGTTGTCCACGGCGGGCAGGCCGCCGACGTCGAACTCCGACAAGTCCAGCGCCGGTTCGCCAAGCGAAAGGACAGTCATTTCCCTGCCACGCGTGGCGCGCAGGACGCTGGCCCGCTGGTAGTCGCCGTCGAAGCGCACGTGGCCTTGCGCGTCCGCCACCGCCTTTGCCAGCACCTTGCCCGCGCCGTCGAGCAGCTCCACCGTGTCTCCGGCGATCGGTTCGCCGGAGCGCAGCGAGACCGTATATGCCTCGATGCGGCGATCGTAGCGCCGCGCATGCAGCCCGATATCGCTGACGTAAAAATAAGTGGTCTGGTATTCGCTCAGGAAGCGGCCGGGCTCGCTCATGACGGCGACGTAGATGCCCGCTTCCTGCAGTTCCTTGATGTTTTCCACCGGCAGGAAGGTGACATGGCGGCGGTTGGGCTTGTCGTCGGTCAGGAAGCGGCCCTGGTATACGCTGGTGGCAAGCGATTTCAGCCTGTCCAGATCCCAGGCACTGACAGCGCCCTTCATGGGCAGGCTGTTGTCGTATCCCTGCTCCGCGTCGTCTTCGTCGCCCGTGGACGACGTACGGCCCCGGCTACCCAGCAACATGTCGAAAAAAGCCGGCACGTGTTCGGGCGCGATCCGCAGGAACTGTACGTCGACTTCCGGCATGTTGACGGTGGCAACGGGCAAACCGCCATTCTGGCCCGCCGGCAGCACGACGCCGCGGCTGGCGAAATAAAAGGCCGGCGGCATCGCGTCGGTATCGATTTGGCAATGCGCCGCCTGGCGCAAGGTCGCGCCGTCCGCCGCGGGCAGGTCGGCGGCCAGCCTGACGCCATAGCGGCGCTGCGGCTGGATATAGGGGAAATAGATGACGCGAGGGTTGTCGCCGACAATCCAGTTTCCTTGCACCTGCTTGCCCTGGATGGGGGCCTCGCCGGCCCGGACGGGGCTGGCCGGTGCCGTCATCGGCTGGCCGCCGGGCTGCTCATCGCCTTGTTGCGCGCGCCGGGCGGGCCCGCCGTCCGTAACCTGCAGGTATCGCCCCAGATCGCCCTTGCGGTCGACCGGCTGCGTCAGCGTCACGGCAAGCGCCAGGCTGCCCTGATATTGCCGTGCACTGCAATTCAGTCCGGCGAAGGGATCCGAGCCGACCACCGCGGCGGTCGAATCCGGCCTGGTGGCGGGCGCTGCCGCTGGGGGCGCGGTTGTGCCTGGAGGAGAATCGGAAGAACGGTACGCCAGCCATGCGGCGGCCAGAATCACCAAGATGGCCACGACGGCCACGCCCGCCCACCGGCCGGCGCGCTTGCGCTGCTCCACGATACCCCTCTCCCAGGTTCGGCTGAAAACGCCCCCGGCGCCCCCCGTCGAGGCGCCCGCGGGCTTGCTATTCGTTATTGCTTATTGCTTGTGGCACCCGGACCGGCCAGGCGTCGTCAAAGGGGTTCCATCACGCACTGCAAGGGGTGCTGTTTCGCGCGGGCGTATTGCGCAACCTGCGCCACGCGGGTGGCGGCGATATCGCGCGGATACACGCCGCAAACGCCGCGCCCCTCGTTATGCACCTGCAGCATGATCCGGGTGGCTTCTTCCTCGCTTTTGCCGAAAAACTTCTGCAGCACGCCGACGACGAACTCCATCGGCGTGTAATCGTCATTGAGCAATACGACCTGGTACATGGGGGGCGGCGCCGTGCGCGCGCTCTCCTTCTCCACGACAAGGTCATGCTGAGTATCCGTACTTGTGCTCATAGCGGCGGCTATTTTATTTAACGGTAGAAAACCGAGTATCGAAATCGGGGTATTTTTACATGTCGAAATGCGTAGTTTCCATACTTGACGCGCCAAAGAAAAGCGGCGCATTATCCGGGAATTCTAAGCGCTTTCAACTGTTTGTTAGCCTTGGAAAAGGGGGGGAGACGGCCCCGGCCGGGGAGCCCTTCTGTCAACATATGATTTAAGAGGCAGTCCGCATGTCTGATACGACCGCAACCGCTGTCCAAGGGGACAACCCAAAATCCACGGGTACCGTGAAGTGGTTCAACGACGCCAAGGGATTCGGTTTCATCACTCCCGACGACGGCGGTGAAGACTTGTTCGCGCACTTCTCGTCTATCCAGATGAACGGGTTCAAGACCCTTAAAGAGGGCCAAAAGGTGGCATTCGAGATCATCCAAGGACCCAAGGGCAAACAGGCTTTGAACATAACCGCGGCCTGAGCGATCAGTCGTGGCGTTATAGGCGTCTTCGAGTACCATACGAAGGCGGGGCGGACGACGCCCCGCCTTTTTTGCGTACATCTTTCGTAGCCATCATGCATAACGGTGCTGTCTTGCTGCAAGCTCAATCCAGGTCGAAGGGGGGCAGGACGATCCTGGCCGCCCTCTTCGCCGCCGCGGCCCTGGCCGCCGCCCTGCCGGGTCCGGCCCACGCCCGGGAGTTCACGGAGGCGCAAGCCACGCTCCCGAAGACCCAGCTCTCGGCAGGCATCCATATCATCCAGGCGGAAGTCGCCAACACGGAAGAGACACGCGAGCGGGGGTTGATGTTCCGCAAGCGGCTGGACGGCAACGACGGCATGCTGTTCGTCTTCGAGCAGCCCGACAAACAGTGTTTCTGGATGCACAACACCCCCCTGCCGCTGTCGATCGCCTTCATCGCGGATGACGGGACCATCGTCAATATCGAGGACATGGCGCCCCAAAGCGACGACACCCACTGTTCCCGCAAGGCTGTCCGGTATGCACTGGAAATGGCGCAAGGCTGGTTTGCCGACCATGGAATCACCGCCGGAAAGAAAATAGACGGCCTGCCTTAAATGTATGGAGAAGAATACATAATAAAAAAGCGAGCCGCCACGCTCGCTTTTAGTCGCCGCAAAAATCAGGATTAATCTGAGCAAAATAATAGCGGACGGTAAAAAAGAGCGGCGGCAATAACCGCCGCTTGCCGATCACACGCGTTCCAGGACGACGGCGATACCCTGGCCGACGCCGATGCACATGGTGCACAGGGCGTAGCGCCCGCCGGTACGCTCGAGCTGGTTGATCGCCGTCGTGGCCAACCGGGCCCCGCTGGCGCCCAAGGGATGGCCCAGGGCAATGGCGCCGCCGTTCGGGTTGACACGCGGATCGCTGTCGGCGATGCCCAGTTCCCGCAGCACGGCCAGGCCCTGCGCGGCGAAGGCCTCGTTCAATTCGATCACATCGATCTGGTCCAGCTTGAGTCCGGTCAGCGCCAGCACCTTGCGCGCGGCGGGTACCGGCCCCATTCCCATGATGCGCGGCGGCACGCCGGCGGTCGCCATGCCGACGACGCGCGCGCGCGGCTTCAGGCCATGCCGCTGCAAGGCGGCCTCGCCCGCCAGCAACAGCGCGGCCGCGCCATCGTTGACCCCGGATGCATTACCCGCCGTTACCGTGCCGCCTTCACGCACCACGCCTTTCAGGCGGCTCAGCGCCTCCATGCTGGTTTCGCGCGGATGCTCGTCCTTGGCGACCTGTACCGGATCGCCCTTCTTCTGCGGCACCGATACCGGCGTCAGCTCCGTGTCGAAATAGCCCGACTGCTGGGCGCGGACGGCCTTCTCCTGGCTGGCCAGGGCGAAGCGGTCCTGGTCTTCGCGGCTGACCTTGAAATCGGCCGCGACGTTTTCCGCCGTCTCGGGCATCGAATCCACGCCATACTGCGCCTTCATCAGCTTGTTGACGAAACGCCAGCCGATCGTGGTGTCGTAGATCGCCGCGTTGCGCGAAAAGGCGCTGTCGGCCTTGCCCATCACAAAGGGCGCCCGGCTCATGCTTTCCACGCCGCCGGCCAGCATCAAGGCGGCCTCGCCGGCGCGGATCGCGCGGGCCGCGCTGCCCAGCGCATCCAGCCCCGAACCGCACAAGCGGTTCACCGTGGATCCCGGCACCTCGACCGGCAGGCCCGCCAGCAGCGTAGCCATGCGAGCCACGTTGCGATTGTCCTCGCCGGCCTGGTTCGCGCAGCCGAAGATGACATCGTCGAGCTCGCGCCACTGCACCGCGGGGTTGCGGGCCATCAAGGCCTTGATCGGCACCGCCGCCAGGTCGTCGGCGCGGACGGACGACAGCGCGCCGCCATAGCGGCCGAAAGGGGTGCGGATGGCGTCACAGATATAGGCTTGCTCGGTCATGTCTCGCTCTCAGGAAGTTTGAAGCGGAATGGTATCCCAGGCGGTTTCGACCCGGATATCGCCGCAGCGGCCTGTCCATGCCATGGACGCCGTCTAGGGGGTGGACGTCCCGGGCGAGACGGCCGCCGCCTTGGCGGCACGGCCGGTCTCCACGATGGCCTGGCGGCGGAAGCGTCCCGCGGCCAGGTGATAGAAAGCGTGGGGACAAAACTGGCGCGATACGAGCGAAGCCGACAAGGACGCCAGCAACAGCCAGAAAAGCATGGGCTGGCTGCCGGTCATTTCCATGACCACCACGCTGGCCGTCAGGGGCGCCTGCGTTGCCGCGGCCAGGAAGGCCGCCATGGAAAGCAGCACCAGCGTCCGCTGGTCCACCACGCCATCCATCACGCGCCAGACCGATTCGCCGACGCCGGCGCCCACCGTCAGCGCCGGGGTAAAGATGCCGCCCGGTATGCCGGCCCAGTACGACGCCAGGGTGGCCGCAAGCTTGGCCAGGCCGAATCCGTGATGGTCGATTTCATGGCCGGCCAGCAGCTGGGCGGCCGCGCCATAGCCCGTTCCATACGTGGCGCCGCCCATCAGCAAACCCAGGGCGGCGAGGATCAGTCCCATGACAAAGGCGGTGGCCAGGGGATGCGCCCGCACGGCGGACCGCCATCGGCCGGGTACGAGCACCGTGGGCCCCTTCCCCAGCAAGCGGCCGAATATGCCGCCGAGCACGCCGTTGACCGCGCCGCACAACAGCACCCAGCCGACCATGCGCGGCAGCGAACCCCCGGCGAACACGCCGAAATACGGGTTATTGCCCACCACCGCGACCACCATGAAGCCGGAGGCCAGCACGCCGATCAGTACCAGGCGCTGCCAGCGCAGGGCCGTGCCGCGCCCCAGTTCCTCGATGGCGAAGATCACCCCGGCCAGTGGCGCATTGAAGGCTGCCGCCAGGCCGCCCGCGGCGCCGGCGGCGATCAGCTCGTTATTGTGGAAGCCGCGCAAGGACAAGCGGCGATTCTTCCAGAACCGCCCCCACGCCAGCATCAGCGCCGCGCCAACCTGCACCGAGGGGCCCTCCCGCCCGATGGAGGCGCCGGCCAGCAGGCCGAGAAAGGTAAGCGGGATCTTCCACACCGTCTGCCGCAGCGACACCAGGCTGTACTGGCTGGGGCCGGGGGGCAGGGAAAGCGCGCCGATCACCTGCGGTATGCCGCTGCCCGACGCGTTGGGCGCCAGGCGCAAAGTCAGCCACCGTATGGCCGCCAGGCCGAACGGCAGCAGGATAAAGGCCAGCCAGCCGGAGCGGGCGATCCATGCCGCATTCCATTCCAGCGCCAGATCGGCCAACTGCGCGAATCCCAGCGACACCAGCGAGACCAGGGCGGCGCCGCCCAGCAGCACGCCCAATTCCACCGACTTGCGCGACAGGCGGGCTGCCTGATGCAGCTTGCGTCGCAGGATACGGCGCATCCGGGCGGAAACGGCTCGCAAGGTAGAAGGCGAAGAGTCGGACATCGCGAGGATCATGGGTCGGCACAAGGCCGTAACCATACCACCATCGGCGCGCCCTCCCCGACAGGCGGCGACGCCTTTTCCTACTCGCGTTTAACCAAAACAAAGGGCCGCGGCCTGACGGCCGCGGCCCCCTGCATCACGCGGAAATTCAGCCGAAATTCTTGGCGGCGAAGTCCCAGTTGACCAGATTCCAGAAGTTTTCCAGGTACTTCGGGCGGGCGTTGCGGTAGTCGATGTAGTAGGCGTGCTCCCACACGTCACAGGTCAGCAAGGGCTTGTCCGAGGTGGTCAGCGGCGTGGCGGCGTTGCTGGTGTTGACGATGTCGACCGAGCCATCGGCCTTCTTCACCAGCCAGGTCCAGCCCGAGCCGAAGTTGCCGGCGGCCGACTTGTTGAAGGCTTCCTTGAAAGCGTCGAAGCTGCCCCACTTGGCATTGATGGCATCGGCCAGCTTGCCGCTGGGAGCGCCGCCGCCCTGGGGCTTCAGGCTGTTCCAGTAGAAGGTGTGGTTCCACACCTGCGCGGCGTTGTTGAAGATGCCGCCCGAGGACTTCTTGACGATGTCTTCCAGGGAGGCGTTCTCGAACTCCGTGCCGGGGATCAGGTTGTTCAGGTTCGTAACGTAGGTCTGATGGTGCTTGCCATAGTGGAACTCCAGCGTTTCCTTGGAGATGTGCGGTTGCAGGGCATCCATCGGGTACGGCAGGGGGGGAAGCGTGTGCGCCATGTTGGGTTCCTTCTTTGTTGAGAGCACGATCGAGCTGAGCATTGTATCGGCACTTTCCCGACGCACGCATTAACCCCTGACGCCCGCCGGGATTAAGGGCGGGCGTCAGGCATCGGACGACCGCACCGTCCGGACGGACACTTCGGCCGCGCCCTGGCCGAAGCGCACGTCCAGCGACTGGCCTGGCGCCAGGGCGGCCGCATCCCGTACCACCCTGCCCTGTTCGTCGCGCACCAGCGCATAGCCGCGCGCCAGGACATGCTGGGGATCGAAGGCACGCAATTGCAGGGAAAGCGATTGCAGGCGCGCGCGGCGCTGTTCCAGCAAGCGGACATGCGCCCGTTGCAGTGCATGGATGCGCTCGCGCAGGCGGTCCGCGGCGCGCTCCAGGTCCGGCCCCCGGTGCAGGACCTTGGCAAGCAGGAGGTCTATCCGGGCGCGCCGCCGCGCGTGCGGCGCCGCCCACGCATTGGCCAGCCGATGCCGCAGGGTTGCCAGCCGCTCGCGCTGGTGGGCCAGGCGCTGCCCGGGCGAGGTCAACTGGCCGGCGGCGCGATCCAGCCGCTGCGCGAGGCGCTCCAGGCGACGCTCCTGCGCTCTTACGAGCATGCCCGCCAGCTGCATCACGCGGTTGTAGAGCTCCAGCCGCGGCACGCAGGCCAGT is from Bordetella bronchialis and encodes:
- the pcaF gene encoding 3-oxoadipyl-CoA thiolase: MTEQAYICDAIRTPFGRYGGALSSVRADDLAAVPIKALMARNPAVQWRELDDVIFGCANQAGEDNRNVARMATLLAGLPVEVPGSTVNRLCGSGLDALGSAARAIRAGEAALMLAGGVESMSRAPFVMGKADSAFSRNAAIYDTTIGWRFVNKLMKAQYGVDSMPETAENVAADFKVSREDQDRFALASQEKAVRAQQSGYFDTELTPVSVPQKKGDPVQVAKDEHPRETSMEALSRLKGVVREGGTVTAGNASGVNDGAAALLLAGEAALQRHGLKPRARVVGMATAGVPPRIMGMGPVPAARKVLALTGLKLDQIDVIELNEAFAAQGLAVLRELGIADSDPRVNPNGGAIALGHPLGASGARLATTAINQLERTGGRYALCTMCIGVGQGIAVVLERV
- a CDS encoding cold-shock protein → MSDTTATAVQGDNPKSTGTVKWFNDAKGFGFITPDDGGEDLFAHFSSIQMNGFKTLKEGQKVAFEIIQGPKGKQALNITAA
- a CDS encoding DUF192 domain-containing protein, which translates into the protein MHNGAVLLQAQSRSKGGRTILAALFAAAALAAALPGPAHAREFTEAQATLPKTQLSAGIHIIQAEVANTEETRERGLMFRKRLDGNDGMLFVFEQPDKQCFWMHNTPLPLSIAFIADDGTIVNIEDMAPQSDDTHCSRKAVRYALEMAQGWFADHGITAGKKIDGLP
- a CDS encoding alpha-2-macroglobulin family protein; its protein translation is MEQRKRAGRWAGVAVVAILVILAAAWLAYRSSDSPPGTTAPPAAAPATRPDSTAAVVGSDPFAGLNCSARQYQGSLALAVTLTQPVDRKGDLGRYLQVTDGGPARRAQQGDEQPGGQPMTAPASPVRAGEAPIQGKQVQGNWIVGDNPRVIYFPYIQPQRRYGVRLAADLPAADGATLRQAAHCQIDTDAMPPAFYFASRGVVLPAGQNGGLPVATVNMPEVDVQFLRIAPEHVPAFFDMLLGSRGRTSSTGDEDDAEQGYDNSLPMKGAVSAWDLDRLKSLATSVYQGRFLTDDKPNRRHVTFLPVENIKELQEAGIYVAVMSEPGRFLSEYQTTYFYVSDIGLHARRYDRRIEAYTVSLRSGEPIAGDTVELLDGAGKVLAKAVADAQGHVRFDGDYQRASVLRATRGREMTVLSLGEPALDLSEFDVGGLPAVDNNLFVYAGRDLYRPGETFQVSVLPRDADGRLPAAVPLTATLKRPDGRVMQTALWRADKSVQGYVQHAIDLPSDAQTGTWLLELRVDPAARNADTTWAFHVEEFLPERMKLVLKAPEGVLPAGEPLHIDVQGDYLYGAPAAGNRLLSSFTVRRDRYALPVQWPGFIFGDVADDTLRHYEELPESQLDDEGRGAIDVDLSGQKAASPLQVRVSASLLESGGRPVVRSLARSIWPASSLIAVRPLFDGDVAAENTPAGFEAVRLDSEGRIRPLGQAQMRLYREERQYYWRYDEQRGWNSGYTETEELTDSRLLTLNGRENFNVPVTYGRYRLEIADPETGQTLRYRFYAGWGAQGDEAAGNRPDRVRMKVEGLPARPGDTVKLTLTPPHDGHALITVEGDRMLWSKWIDAKATGTEVEIPVDAAWKRHDLYIGAVVFRPGSQGDRVTPARAVGLAPLPLDTSARRLDVRLEAPARIRPETRTTVRVKVTGAADTPATVTLSAVDVGILNIDRYASPDPYGFFFGKHRYAPDLLDMYGKLIEKMEGTKGRLKWGGDAAMRGDTRTLPKKVKLVDLFSGPVTLDARGEAEIPLNVPDFNGTLRLMAVAFTADRYGSAEAETIVAAPVVAELSTPRFITPGDRAAIALDVTNLTGVTRTFAVSLEARDPLAIADGPRTVTLKNQQRTTLRYTATATGSYGLGLIRLSVSSQGGADPVNIVRESVLQVEPAQAPERQVRRQRLMPGENLRPDAAWVAGYYPDSTTVSLTVSSRPPFNVERIVRDLLTYPYGCTEQTISAAYPWLLMDADTARQYGVKDFSPTARQDRVDRALQRLSGMRGSSGAYSLWGGPVGSRDVWLTAYAVGFLQDVRDRGFSVPDATLDRSRDWLLQQVQQAASGFGTWSAVLRTAVRSGRIPADAQSVLRDDHRRFAGLSAAALVLARDGKAPLSTVRQLFDNYQERARSPLPLVQLAAAFHLMGDADRAQAALDAAMTRPYGIGTMAGGVDEWMGDYGTAVRDIALSYALMRQYGLAHARRDVLLTDLAARLGRRSYFSTQESMALLLAARAAGPTTGDSWEATLANGAGRTVLQGTADRTMPLAPKDIGAIQLANTGSQPVFVEFDIQGSAMQPPAPRADAIRLERRWYRPDGKAWDGGTLQTGDILVAWIRADASQAIPDGLVTDRVPAGLEVENLNLSRNPDMNEWTIAQHRVADALADPRIKHTEFRDDRYVAAVALGQGPVDIFYLLRVVTPGRYAVPSTVAEDMYRPEVRGVGASWGDIEVRDRGPATP
- the clpS gene encoding ATP-dependent Clp protease adapter ClpS, with protein sequence MSTSTDTQHDLVVEKESARTAPPPMYQVVLLNDDYTPMEFVVGVLQKFFGKSEEEATRIMLQVHNEGRGVCGVYPRDIAATRVAQVAQYARAKQHPLQCVMEPL
- the sodB gene encoding superoxide dismutase [Fe], whose translation is MAHTLPPLPYPMDALQPHISKETLEFHYGKHHQTYVTNLNNLIPGTEFENASLEDIVKKSSGGIFNNAAQVWNHTFYWNSLKPQGGGAPSGKLADAINAKWGSFDAFKEAFNKSAAGNFGSGWTWLVKKADGSVDIVNTSNAATPLTTSDKPLLTCDVWEHAYYIDYRNARPKYLENFWNLVNWDFAAKNFG
- a CDS encoding chloride channel protein, translated to MSDSSPSTLRAVSARMRRILRRKLHQAARLSRKSVELGVLLGGAALVSLVSLGFAQLADLALEWNAAWIARSGWLAFILLPFGLAAIRWLTLRLAPNASGSGIPQVIGALSLPPGPSQYSLVSLRQTVWKIPLTFLGLLAGASIGREGPSVQVGAALMLAWGRFWKNRRLSLRGFHNNELIAAGAAGGLAAAFNAPLAGVIFAIEELGRGTALRWQRLVLIGVLASGFMVVAVVGNNPYFGVFAGGSLPRMVGWVLLCGAVNGVLGGIFGRLLGKGPTVLVPGRWRSAVRAHPLATAFVMGLILAALGLLMGGATYGTGYGAAAQLLAGHEIDHHGFGLAKLAATLASYWAGIPGGIFTPALTVGAGVGESVWRVMDGVVDQRTLVLLSMAAFLAAATQAPLTASVVVMEMTGSQPMLFWLLLASLSASLVSRQFCPHAFYHLAAGRFRRQAIVETGRAAKAAAVSPGTSTP